In one Poecilia reticulata strain Guanapo linkage group LG8, Guppy_female_1.0+MT, whole genome shotgun sequence genomic region, the following are encoded:
- the LOC103469384 gene encoding protein HEG isoform X2, translating to MPPRCLLVVFLFGIVSKVQMTMEPPTAADSYNTTTDFLTTEAVNATIEHNTRETTGISSVSEAITIADAVTGNSTETVTTGNLXGSPTAPVTGGTTPTTGAETNSSPSNETTNGTASSPPTYITTTGTLTAPTTNSNMTSQPDTTQTETTAMDNMTTVAQSTAMDNMTTQVQITVSNNDTTTDDLTTVTNDNVTTMVAITPTSTDMTTNTSIAPTVNYTTASMTNTPLDNDTAMTTTTNENTTGTFVTVTNNATATTSDNATASPPITFTTHSPTMVTSDNHTSVTEMGNTTALITSTPHSSNMTTTINSATSEQANTTLASSAETSGSPASTVIPFTSSNTKNTTDFSPTTVNFPGSSNTPSTGNATTLSPSPATSKGSNVTMGETTTTTPLPTNSPSNTTETLNTDIPASTAGTTEIFTTFLTTGGIVSSSPTEALTTLSSVIVCPSVPCPVESVCLNGTCQCLSGNYLLNGRCVPAQVFPGRLHFQXLTFEAQMRDRSSRIFQETAANISAALKDVLKDQPGYRRSEVVQLEPGSVIASVNNIFEDSPATQVSVDKLIEEAVKNPEGLLSNAVYTGTNLCEVEPLPCDVSSTKCTNVNGQASCSCKDGYIPMIYSSTSCKACPSGQQAVRDKCVTCPFGYAGFNCNDSSLLAVVVISCVLGGVLLILFLALXGYCCWKRCSMPKPDHNISPYSDELNKSWSIGITPIPRATTHWEPAGSIEMTEGGSTNTLVDKKLESNGFSGSYDLNPEEMKTFKGKNTSRYSYLVEGHENPYFLPGDEKRNSTKK from the exons ATGCCTCCACGCTGCCTGCTCGTCGTTTTTCTCTTCGGGATTGTCTCCAAAG TGCAAATGACAATGGAGCCACCTACAGCTGCTGATAGTTACAACACAACCACAGATTTCCTTACCACAGAAGCAGTCAATGCAACTATTGAACACAACACAAGAGAAACAACTGGAATTTCATCAGTTTCTGAGGCGATAACCATCGCAGATGCAGTCACAGGGAACAGTACTGAGACGGTCACCACAGGAAACCTGYCAGGATCCCCAACAGCTCCAGTCACTGGTGGAACCACACCAACAACAGGAGCAGAGACAAATAGTTCACCTTCTAATGAGACGACAAATGGAACTGCTTCATCTCCCCCGACCTACATCACAACCACTGGAACATTGACGGCACCCAcaacaaacagcaacatgacTTCACAACCTGACACTACACAAACAGAGACTACAGCAATGGACAACATGACTACAGTAGCTCAGAGTACAGCAATGGACAAC ATGACTACACAAGTTCAAATTACAGTGTCAAACAACGACACAACTACAGATGATCTGACCACAGTGACAAACGACAATGTAACTACAATGGTTGCAATTACACCGACAAGCACTGACATGACCACAAATACGTCAATTGCACCAACAGTCAACTACACAACTGCAAGTATGACAAATACACCACTTGACAATGATACAGCAATGACAACTACCACTAATGAAAACACTACAGGCACATTTGTCACAGTCACAAACAATGCCACAGCCACTACAAGTGACAATGCGACTGCAAGCCCACCAATCACATTTACCACTCACAGCCCAACTATGGTTACCTCAGACAATCACACATCAGTTACAGAGATGGGAAATACCACAGCTTTAATCACCAGCACCCCACATTCCAGCAACATGACAACAACTATAAACTCAGCTACCTCAGAGCAAGCTAATACAACACTAGCAAGCTCTGCTGAAACTTCTGGGTCTCCTGCATCAACCGTCATACCCTTTACTTCGAGTAacaccaaaaacacaacagacttTTCACCTACTACCGTCAACTTCCCAGGCAGTAGCAACACTCCCTCAACTGGCAATGCCACCACCCTTAGTCCTTCACCAGCAACCTCAAAAG GGTCCAATGTTACCATGGGAGAAACCACTACTACCACTCCTTTACCGACAAATTCACCCAGCAACACCACTGAGACCCTGAACACCGACATCCCTGCCTCCACCGCTGGAACGACTGAGATTTTCACCACCTTTTTGACAACAGGGGGAATCGTCAGCAGCTCCCCCACAGAGGCTCTAACCACTCTCAGTTCTGTAATCG TGTGTCCCTCTGTCCCGTGTCCTGTTGAAAGCGTCTGCCTCAAYGGCACTTGCCAGTGTCTCTCTGGCAACTACCTACTCAATGGACGTTGTGTTCCTG CACAAGTATTCCCAGGCAGGCTTCACTTCCAGTYGTTAACATTTGAAGCTCAAATGAGAGACAGGTCCTCCAGGATCTTTCAGGAGACAGCAGCAAACATCTCAGCAGCR CTCAAAGACGTCCTGAAAGATCAGCCTGGATATAGACGATCAGAGGTTGTTCAACTCGA ACCTGGTAGTGTGATAGCRAgcgtaaataatatttttgaagacAGCCCTGCCACTCAAGTCTCTGTTGATAAGCTCATTGAAGAGGCTGTAAAAAACCCTGAAGGACTTCTGAGCAATGCTGTATACACAG GAACCAATCTGTGCGAGGTGGAGCCGCTACCTTGTGATGTCTCTAGTACAAAGTGCACAAATGTAAACGGCCAAGCTTCTTGCTCCTGTAAAGACGGTTACATCCCCATGATCTACTCCAGCACCAGCTGCAAAG cttgTCCAAGTGGGCAGCAAGCAGTACGGGATAAGTGTGTGAC atgtCCATTTGGGTATGCTGGCTTTAACTGCAACGACT CGTCCCTGCTTGCAGTGGTGGTCATCTCCTGCGTGTTAGGAGGAGTTCTCCTCATCCTCTTTCTGGCTTTGMTGGGTTACTGCTGCTG GAAGAGATGCTCAATGCCCAAGCCTGACCACAACATCAGTCCATACTCTGATGAGTTAAACAAGTCATGGTCTATTGGCATCACCCCGATCCCGCGCGCCACCACGCACTGGGAACCAGCTGGTTCCATAGAGATGACAGAAGGGGGCAGCACCAACACG
- the LOC103469384 gene encoding protein HEG isoform X1, giving the protein MPPRCLLVVFLFGIVSKVQMTMEPPTAADSYNTTTDFLTTEAVNATIEHNTRETTGISSVSEAITIADAVTGNSTETVTTGNLXGSPTAPVTGGTTPTTGAETNSSPSNETTNGTASSPPTYITTTGTLTAPTTNSNMTSQPDTTQTETTAMDNMTTVAQSTAMDNMTTQVQITVSNNDTTTDDLTTVTNDNVTTMVAITPTSTDMTTNTSIAPTVNYTTASMTNTPLDNDTAMTTTTNENTTGTFVTVTNNATATTSDNATASPPITFTTHSPTMVTSDNHTSVTEMGNTTALITSTPHSSNMTTTINSATSEQANTTLASSAETSGSPASTVIPFTSSNTKNTTDFSPTTVNFPGSSNTPSTGNATTLSPSPATSKGSNVTMGETTTTTPLPTNSPSNTTETLNTDIPASTAGTTEIFTTFLTTGGIVSSSPTEALTTLSSVIVCPSVPCPVESVCLNGTCQCLSGNYLLNGRCVPAQVFPGRLHFQXLTFEAQMRDRSSRIFQETAANISAALKDVLKDQPGYRRSEVVQLEPGSVIASVNNIFEDSPATQVSVDKLIEEAVKNPEGLLSNAVYTGTNLCEVEPLPCDVSSTKCTNVNGQASCSCKDGYIPMIYSSTSCKACPSGQQAVRDKCVTCPFGYAGFNCNDSSLLAVVVISCVLGGVLLILFLALXGYCCWKRCSMPKPDHNISPYSDELNKSWSIGITPIPRATTHWEPAGSIEMTEGGSTNTLVDKKLESNGFGSQLKQKRWKKSGSYDLNPEEMKTFKGKNTSRYSYLVEGHENPYFLPGDEKRNSTKK; this is encoded by the exons ATGCCTCCACGCTGCCTGCTCGTCGTTTTTCTCTTCGGGATTGTCTCCAAAG TGCAAATGACAATGGAGCCACCTACAGCTGCTGATAGTTACAACACAACCACAGATTTCCTTACCACAGAAGCAGTCAATGCAACTATTGAACACAACACAAGAGAAACAACTGGAATTTCATCAGTTTCTGAGGCGATAACCATCGCAGATGCAGTCACAGGGAACAGTACTGAGACGGTCACCACAGGAAACCTGYCAGGATCCCCAACAGCTCCAGTCACTGGTGGAACCACACCAACAACAGGAGCAGAGACAAATAGTTCACCTTCTAATGAGACGACAAATGGAACTGCTTCATCTCCCCCGACCTACATCACAACCACTGGAACATTGACGGCACCCAcaacaaacagcaacatgacTTCACAACCTGACACTACACAAACAGAGACTACAGCAATGGACAACATGACTACAGTAGCTCAGAGTACAGCAATGGACAAC ATGACTACACAAGTTCAAATTACAGTGTCAAACAACGACACAACTACAGATGATCTGACCACAGTGACAAACGACAATGTAACTACAATGGTTGCAATTACACCGACAAGCACTGACATGACCACAAATACGTCAATTGCACCAACAGTCAACTACACAACTGCAAGTATGACAAATACACCACTTGACAATGATACAGCAATGACAACTACCACTAATGAAAACACTACAGGCACATTTGTCACAGTCACAAACAATGCCACAGCCACTACAAGTGACAATGCGACTGCAAGCCCACCAATCACATTTACCACTCACAGCCCAACTATGGTTACCTCAGACAATCACACATCAGTTACAGAGATGGGAAATACCACAGCTTTAATCACCAGCACCCCACATTCCAGCAACATGACAACAACTATAAACTCAGCTACCTCAGAGCAAGCTAATACAACACTAGCAAGCTCTGCTGAAACTTCTGGGTCTCCTGCATCAACCGTCATACCCTTTACTTCGAGTAacaccaaaaacacaacagacttTTCACCTACTACCGTCAACTTCCCAGGCAGTAGCAACACTCCCTCAACTGGCAATGCCACCACCCTTAGTCCTTCACCAGCAACCTCAAAAG GGTCCAATGTTACCATGGGAGAAACCACTACTACCACTCCTTTACCGACAAATTCACCCAGCAACACCACTGAGACCCTGAACACCGACATCCCTGCCTCCACCGCTGGAACGACTGAGATTTTCACCACCTTTTTGACAACAGGGGGAATCGTCAGCAGCTCCCCCACAGAGGCTCTAACCACTCTCAGTTCTGTAATCG TGTGTCCCTCTGTCCCGTGTCCTGTTGAAAGCGTCTGCCTCAAYGGCACTTGCCAGTGTCTCTCTGGCAACTACCTACTCAATGGACGTTGTGTTCCTG CACAAGTATTCCCAGGCAGGCTTCACTTCCAGTYGTTAACATTTGAAGCTCAAATGAGAGACAGGTCCTCCAGGATCTTTCAGGAGACAGCAGCAAACATCTCAGCAGCR CTCAAAGACGTCCTGAAAGATCAGCCTGGATATAGACGATCAGAGGTTGTTCAACTCGA ACCTGGTAGTGTGATAGCRAgcgtaaataatatttttgaagacAGCCCTGCCACTCAAGTCTCTGTTGATAAGCTCATTGAAGAGGCTGTAAAAAACCCTGAAGGACTTCTGAGCAATGCTGTATACACAG GAACCAATCTGTGCGAGGTGGAGCCGCTACCTTGTGATGTCTCTAGTACAAAGTGCACAAATGTAAACGGCCAAGCTTCTTGCTCCTGTAAAGACGGTTACATCCCCATGATCTACTCCAGCACCAGCTGCAAAG cttgTCCAAGTGGGCAGCAAGCAGTACGGGATAAGTGTGTGAC atgtCCATTTGGGTATGCTGGCTTTAACTGCAACGACT CGTCCCTGCTTGCAGTGGTGGTCATCTCCTGCGTGTTAGGAGGAGTTCTCCTCATCCTCTTTCTGGCTTTGMTGGGTTACTGCTGCTG GAAGAGATGCTCAATGCCCAAGCCTGACCACAACATCAGTCCATACTCTGATGAGTTAAACAAGTCATGGTCTATTGGCATCACCCCGATCCCGCGCGCCACCACGCACTGGGAACCAGCTGGTTCCATAGAGATGACAGAAGGGGGCAGCACCAACACG